Proteins found in one Zea mays cultivar B73 chromosome 1, Zm-B73-REFERENCE-NAM-5.0, whole genome shotgun sequence genomic segment:
- the LOC100193505 gene encoding Proline-rich receptor-like protein kinase PERK5 — MATPPDGAPAGPDDTSPPPSSNSSTPPPSDSSTPPPKSSGSGSPSPSPPAPSLSPPPPASPQDSTAPAARGSPAAPSRDSPSPPAPKRSDSDSDNSGSSKSGSGSGSRSRSSGSTQVDVILAGVVIGVLAFSLLMCIAACVCCAKKKRRKKPPHMNMPYYTDEHGNVFYANSMPKWQSSAMDHGWHAPYSPASGDMSGSHGPGLGQMPPSPGMPSLGFSKSSFSYEELAAATGGFSSTNLLGQGGFGYVYKGVLAGSGKEVAVKQLKAGSGQGEREFQAEVEIISRVHHRHLVSLVGYCIAGSSQRLLVYEFVPNNTLEHHLHGKGVPVMAWPARLAIALGSAKGLAYLHEDCHPRIIHRDIKAANILLDENFEAKVADFGLAKLTTDTNTHVSTRVMGTFGYLAPEYASSGKLTDKSDVFSFGVMLLELITGRRPVDPTNYMEDSLVDWARPLLARALSEDNFDELLDPRLENRVDRLELERMCSSAAAAVRHSAKRRPKMKQIVRALEGDASLDDLNEGVKPGQSMMFSSGSEYDGANYAANISKFRKVAFESSEFSNDYSGTSEYGADSGEAATQRQQHR, encoded by the exons ATGGCCACACCGCCAGACGGGGCGCCCGCTGGACCTGATGACACGTCGCCGCCGCCTTCTTCCAACTCGTCGACGCCGCCTCCTTCCGACTCATCGACGCCGCCACCCAAGTCCTCCGGCTCGGGCTCGCCGTCGCCATCGCCACCCGCACCGTCGTTGTCGCCGCCACCACCGGCGTCGCCGCAGGATAGCACGGCGCCAGCGGCCAGAGGCTCGCCGGCCGCGCCGTCGAGGGACTCCCCGTCACCACCGGCTCCAAAGCGCAGCGACAGTGACTCCGATAATAGTGGCAGCAGCAAGAGCGGAAGCGGAAGCGGAAGCAGAAGCAGAAGCAGCGGGTCGACGCAGGTGGATGTCATCCTGGCCGGCGTGGTGATTGGGGTCCTGGCATTTAGCCTGCTGATGTGCATCGCCGCGTGCGTGTGCTGCGCcaagaagaagaggaggaagaagcccCCGCACATGAACATGCCGTACTACACCGACGAGCACG gGAACGTCTTCTACGCGAACAGCATGCCCAAGTGGCAGAGCAGCGCGATGGACCACGGCTGGCACGCGCCGTACTCGCCCGCAAGCGGGGACATGAGCGGCTCGCACGGGCCGGGGCTGGGCCAGATGCCGCCCTCGCCGGGCATGCCGTCGCTGGGCTTCTCCAAGAGCTCGTTCTCGTACGAGGAGCTagccgcggcgacgggcggcttcTCATCGACGAACCTGCTGGGGCAGGGCGGGTTCGGGTACGTGTACAAGGGCGTGCTCGCGGGCAGCGGCAAGGAGGTGGCCGTGAAGCAGCTCAAGGCCGGGAGCGGGCAGGGCGAGCGCGAGTTCCAGGCCGAGGTGGAGATCATCAGCCGAGTCCACCACCGCCACCTCGTCTCCCTCGTAGGCTACTGTATCGCCGGCTCCTCCCAGCGCCTGCTTGTCTACGAGTTCGTGCCCAACAACACCCTCGAGCACCACCTCCACG GGAAGGGTGTGCCGGTGATGGCCTGGCCGGCGAGGCTTGCCATCGCCCTCGGCTCCGCCAAGGGCTTGGCTTACCTGCACGAAGATT GCCACCCCAGGATCATCCACCGTGACATCAAGGCAGCCAACATCCTTCTGGACGAGAATTTCGAGGCTAAGGTCGCGGATTTCGGACTTGCCAAGCTGACCACAGACACCAACACGCACGTCTCCACGCGTGTCATGGGAACTTTCGG GTATTTGGCCCCGGAGTACGCGTCGAGCGGCAAGCTCACCGACAAGTCGGACGTGTTCTCCTTCGGCGTCATGCTCCTGGAGCTCATTACCGGCAGGAGACCGGTTGATCCCACGAACTACATGGAGGACAGCCTGGTCGACTGG GCCAGGCCCCTCTTGGCGCGCGCGCTGTCCGAAGACAACTTCGACGAGCTGCTCGACCCGCGGCTGGAGAACAGGGTCGACCGGCTGGAGCTGGAGCGGATGTGCTCCTCTGCCGCGGCGGCCGTCCGCCACTCAGCCAAGCGGCGGCCCAAGATGAAACAG ATCGTCCGTGCTCTGGAAGGGGACGCGTCGCTGGACGACCTGAACGAGGGGGTGAAGCCAGGGCAGAGCATGATGTTCAGCTCCGGATCGGAGTACGACGGGGCCAACTACGCGGCCAACATCAGCAAGTTCAGGAAGGTGGCcttcgagagcagcgagttcagcAACGACTACAGCGGGACAAGCGAGTACGGCGCCGACTCCGGGGAAGCGGCGACCCAGCGGCAGCAACATCGCTGA